The proteins below are encoded in one region of Leptotrichia sp. oral taxon 218:
- the grpE gene encoding nucleotide exchange factor GrpE codes for MKKEKSKDKESKKTLDKETKEAKADDSEKEVKEENPCEVIAKLEADLEEWKSSYTRKLAEFQNFTKRKENEVAEMKKYASEGIITKLLDNIDNLERAEQASAETKNFDALVEGVNMILRNLRNLLTEEGVEELEAAEGVKFNPYEHQAMMTENVENLDNDVIVKVFQKGYKLKGKVIRPAMVTVNKK; via the coding sequence ATGAAAAAAGAAAAATCAAAAGACAAAGAATCAAAAAAAACACTAGATAAAGAAACTAAAGAAGCTAAAGCTGATGATTCTGAAAAAGAAGTTAAAGAAGAAAATCCTTGCGAAGTAATCGCAAAACTTGAGGCGGACTTGGAAGAATGGAAGAGTTCTTATACAAGAAAATTAGCTGAATTTCAAAACTTCACAAAAAGAAAAGAAAATGAAGTTGCTGAAATGAAAAAATATGCTTCGGAAGGTATTATTACAAAATTATTAGATAATATTGATAATTTAGAAAGAGCTGAACAAGCTTCTGCTGAAACTAAAAACTTTGACGCATTGGTTGAAGGAGTTAATATGATTTTGAGGAATCTGAGAAATCTTTTGACTGAAGAAGGTGTTGAAGAATTGGAAGCAGCAGAAGGTGTGAAGTTTAATCCTTATGAACATCAAGCGATGATGACTGAAAATGTGGAAAATTTAGACAATGATGTTATTGTGAAAGTGTTCCAAAAAGGATATAAATTGAAAGGAAAAGTTATTAGACCAGCGATGGTAACAGTTAATAAAAAGTAA
- the hrcA gene encoding heat-inducible transcriptional repressor HrcA, with amino-acid sequence MNEREQLILKAIIKHYLDFGESVGSRTLEKKYNIGVSSATIRNAMADLEDKGLIVKTHTSSGRIPTSEGYRLYVEELLKIRDISQEEKAKVFETYNKKMNQIDAIFEETSRLLSKISQYAGVVLEPSIRQEVIKKVQLVYINDTNILAVVVMDTFLTKSLNIYLENPVSEEEIDKINNFLNEKIKNSNSVFTLSDLKDFLVNMDLFIPEELEEEKSLNEGKLFFEGSSNLFESNDILKVVSRAKLFNSPNDLKNIFSQFIQMDKYKDGEVNVIFGEDLGIAGLEDFSFVFSVYTFGDAKGMMGVIGPKRMEYSKTVGLVEYVSEEVQQLLKKNK; translated from the coding sequence ATGAATGAGAGAGAGCAATTAATTTTAAAGGCGATTATCAAGCATTATTTAGATTTTGGTGAAAGTGTTGGTTCGAGGACGCTTGAAAAAAAATATAATATTGGTGTTTCGTCAGCCACAATTAGAAATGCGATGGCAGATTTAGAGGATAAAGGGTTAATTGTGAAAACTCACACTTCTTCCGGAAGAATACCTACGAGTGAAGGGTATAGACTATATGTCGAAGAGCTTTTGAAAATAAGAGATATTTCTCAAGAAGAAAAAGCAAAAGTTTTTGAAACTTACAACAAGAAAATGAATCAAATAGATGCGATTTTTGAGGAGACTTCGAGGTTATTGTCAAAAATTAGCCAATATGCGGGGGTTGTATTAGAACCTTCAATTCGGCAGGAAGTCATAAAAAAAGTTCAACTTGTTTATATAAATGACACAAATATTTTAGCCGTAGTTGTAATGGATACATTTTTGACAAAGAGTCTTAACATTTATTTGGAAAATCCTGTAAGTGAGGAAGAAATCGATAAAATAAATAATTTTTTAAATGAAAAAATAAAAAATAGTAATTCAGTTTTTACTTTGTCGGATTTAAAAGATTTTTTAGTTAATATGGATTTATTTATTCCAGAAGAGCTGGAAGAAGAAAAGTCTTTAAATGAAGGAAAGCTATTTTTTGAAGGTAGTTCAAATTTATTTGAGAGCAACGATATTTTAAAAGTTGTAAGTCGAGCAAAATTGTTTAATAGTCCAAATGATTTGAAAAATATTTTTTCACAATTTATTCAAATGGATAAATATAAAGATGGTGAAGTAAATGTTATTTTCGGAGAAGATTTGGGAATTGCTGGACTAGAAGATTTTTCTTTTGTATTTTCAGTTTACACTTTTGGAGATGCGAAAGGAATGATGGGAGTAATTGGTCCAAAGCGGATGGAATATTCAAAGACAGTTGGACTTGTTGAATATGTTTCAGAAGAAGTGCAGCAGTTGTTAAAAAAAAATAAATAA
- a CDS encoding DUF3800 domain-containing protein, giving the protein MDIFVYSDESGVFDVKHNKYYVYGGVIFLNKNDKDVENRKYKNIEKSLRENNNYLKNKEIKACILTGKQKYKIMNATKKVIKFGVIINQKEIHPKIFEDKKNKQRYLDYAYKIGVKNCLKKLIAEKKILKEKVENIYIFVDEHSTTINGKYEFKEGLIQEFKSGTFNSSYEVYTKPIFKNLKHLEVKYCNSEKTPMIRLADITSNYLYSGVLNNKPIQDTIYLKMLP; this is encoded by the coding sequence ATGGATATATTTGTCTATTCGGATGAATCTGGAGTTTTTGATGTTAAACATAATAAATATTATGTTTACGGCGGAGTAATTTTTTTGAATAAAAATGATAAAGATGTGGAAAACAGAAAATATAAAAATATTGAAAAAAGTTTAAGAGAAAATAATAACTATTTAAAAAATAAAGAAATAAAAGCTTGTATATTAACTGGAAAACAAAAGTATAAAATTATGAATGCAACAAAAAAAGTTATAAAATTTGGCGTTATAATAAACCAAAAAGAAATACACCCAAAAATTTTTGAAGATAAAAAAAATAAACAACGATACCTAGATTACGCTTACAAAATTGGAGTCAAAAATTGTTTAAAAAAATTGATAGCCGAGAAAAAAATATTAAAAGAAAAAGTAGAAAATATTTATATTTTCGTTGATGAACATTCAACAACAATAAATGGAAAATATGAATTTAAAGAAGGATTAATACAAGAATTTAAAAGCGGAACTTTTAATTCAAGCTATGAAGTATACACAAAACCTATTTTTAAAAACTTAAAACATTTAGAAGTAAAATATTGCAATTCCGAAAAAACACCTATGATAAGATTAGCCGACATTACATCCAATTATTTATATAGCGGTGTTTTAAACAACAAACCTATACAAGATACAATTTATTTAAAAATGTTACCTTAA